From the Rutidosis leptorrhynchoides isolate AG116_Rl617_1_P2 unplaced genomic scaffold, CSIRO_AGI_Rlap_v1 contig488, whole genome shotgun sequence genome, the window ACATGTATTTTAGTTGTGTCTCATGCTAATGATTTTTGTTGTAATTTGTCTCGTAGAGTCGTTGATGATGTTTATCGATAATACTTATAATTTTGTCTTAATTTGGAGGGGTAGGTAAGTTTCATCCGGAGATTATCGATAAACTGACATGATTTATACTAGACCATTTTAACTTAATTGTTCtctcttttataaaaataaaataaaataaaatagtacTATTTCCGTCTCTAATTACTTGTCTGTTttcaatataatttttatatagaaaaaatgAAAAATAGTTAGGAACAGAAGGAGTAAGAAGAAAAATTAAAACAAGACCACCTAGAAAGATCTGTGAAAAACTTAAATCGATTGAAGTCAGAATTTGATTCATAGAATTTAATATTTTGAAAGAAGCTAGTATATCATATACGAATTATTCATCCGGCTGATCAGGCTGGATACTGGGATTTGTTTTTTCCAATATAGTTAATCTATGACTAATAAATAGAGAATTAGCTAGCCATAATCATATTTCTTCATCAATTGATTAAACAATTAGGGGTGGCTTTTGATACAACAATAATAGTCCAAACTAGGGTTCTATTTGATTAATACATATGCCTCCAATCAGGGAGTTGCCTTGATGCATTAACCAATCACATAGTCTAAATTTAAATCCCAATGATTTTTATCACAGcaaaattaaattatattttaaaggtCATTATACTTGATTAATTCATCGGAAAATATCAAAGTAACGACCACATCTACATTATTCTCTAAATACTAAATGCTGGACACTGTCAAATTTTGACCTAATGGGTACTGAATTGGAAGTTTATACTTGCAAGACCAATAATTATTTTGTCCTTTTCTTTTATATAATTTTGTCATTTTATCGATTATGACAATAATCTAAATAAAAAATCCAGCTTTCTGATCACTGTAAAACAGGGAAATAGAAGACTAATTAACGGCTGACCAGCTTGCAAAAGGGATCGAGTTGCGAGAAAAAAATATCAACCttcttttttttgtgtgtgtggagAATTTCTATCAACTTTTTTTCTAAGAAAGATTTATAAAAGCATATATGATTGGAACGATTGTAGACCACACGACAACATATGATAGAGTAGTTCCATCGGATAGAAGTATAATTAGTTAGACATGATTTAATAATTACTATTTCCGTCACAAATTAATATAagcttttatatataaaatataaataaaaatttatatatatttttagacatattttatataaaatataaataaaaatttatatatatttctaGACATATTTTATAATCAACGGATATAACGGGATTGTTATATGAATAGAAACATATGAATATCTATACATTTAATCTAAGATATGAGGCAACATATAAATTAAAGCAAGTGGCTAAAAGAAATTATTTTTAGATGAGACCATATCAAGTTGAAAATATCGTTAACTACTTTAGGATTGTTGGCCAAACATTCATCCTAAAGATCATGTGATCGATTTTTTATAGATGTTGGAGGGATTATTTTTATTGTATAAAGTAAACGTGTATAGAGCACTCTTtctatataaaaataatttttttttattatcatataaaaatatatgatattttatatttttaaattcatctaaatagatatatatgtattaaaaattattgattaaatatatgtatctatatgATCTAAAAATACAAAACATCATATATTTTAATACAAAGTAAGAGTATTTAACATCATGGTTTGATTTAATTGGTGAGCATCCCCTTCTTCATCCTTGAGATGAGAGGTTGATGGACATCTCCTCATTCATCCATGAGATGAGGGGTTCGATTCGTGTAGTTGAACAAATATGTAATGTAATAAAAAAGAAGAAGTAGGAGTATTTAGAAACTTGGTCTTCCTGGCTGGCGGTTACTAAAAAAATTTAACAATCTTTTTTTTTTAAGATATTAACAATCTCTTTTGCAAAATGAATAAATGTTGACTATTTGGTGAAAATTCTTACTATTTTGTTAACAAAAAGTCTGAGATATTAACTAAAGTTCGAGACATTAAAAATGTTTAAACTAAAGGTTTTATTGGAATTGAAATACTTATGTTACAAGCCAATTTATTGATTTCATTGAAGTACATAGGTAAGAATAAATTGAATCGAAATCGATTAAGATTGAATACTCATTAATGATTCAGGAATatgatttattatttttttatttgtttatgAAATGTAAATTATAAATTTATTACTATATCAAATCAGGCAGACATCTATGCATAAACGATGAAAAAGTGATCCAGATTTTCATTGAAATTGCATCAAAAAAAGGTATGCGACAGGAATCAAAATAAATTGTCTTCCATAAATTATGTTCGAAATATGTATTTGCTAACAAAAAAGTTTCCATTATTCTCTTTGTAGCTTCACACTCGCGTAACAACTGGGACTCGCTTTAGGCTCATTCGTTGGCCTACCTTACATAATGGGCTTTGCGTTGGCCCATATCACCAAAGGGAACCTGATCAGCCAAACATGAAATCGAACCGAAAATATTTTTGGCCCTTTATTGAGGAAGATCGGTTCATTTATAACATTGTTGGTTTCACTTTAATTTGAGTTGACAACTCGTATTACTGGCGTCATCTGTATCGATTCAAAATTAACCTCAATCAATCAAGCACACGACTCAAACAACTTCAATTGATTCTATCTTCAATTGGAACACTTTAGCTCGTAAGAACTGGTTTCACAAACATGAAATGAACCCCTCAATTCTGGACCGGATCGGAGTGGACCGGACCGTATCTCTGTTTCTAGAATAATATTTTTCAGTCTCCAACCCTTTTTTAAATAGAACCATCTAGAACTCCTTAACACGCCATTAAGCTCTAGCTTACATTCTTCTCTTCTTCTTCGATCGGCAATCTGAAAGCTAACAAATGGATGACGATTTCGATATCCCTCCAGCCGAAGAATTCATGAACGACGACATGGATCTACCCGACGTCGACAGCCCCATTTTGAAAGTCGGAGAAGAGAAAGAGATCGGGAAACAAGGTTTGAAGAAGAAGCTTCTCAAGGAAGGTGAAGGCTGGGATACACCTGAGCCTGGTGATGAAGTAGAAGGTAAATTACTTATCATTGTCAGCTCAATTTCTTAATTAATCAGTTTCTCGATGAGCTTTAAGATGGACGAGTTTGATGTTTTGTATTTTATTGTGCAGTACATTATACGGGAACGCTACTTGACGGGACTAAATTTGATTCCAGTCGCGATAGGGGCACTCCCTTTAAGTTCACACTTGGTCAAGGTTAGTGATTGGCATTTGAGCTATTGATACATTGTGGCAGTGTTTTGCAATTTGAACTTTTTGGTGGAACAATGTGCCGATTAATTGTTGGGCAATAGACATTGCATTTCCTTGCAGAGCTCATGAAGTGAAaaacttttctttctttctttttttgaaGAAATCATGGCGGCATTTTTGTACTCAGTGGTGCTGCTACAATGCATGAAAGCCATGAAAATGTGATTTATACAATTAAATACACGCATAGTAGAATTGCACCACCCACTATTTACCGGTTGTCGTGTTTCCATTATCTACGCCTTGACCGGAGAAGAACACGTGTTTAATACTATCTCATAGTGTATTTAGATAATTTGTTTGCTTAATGAATCTGAGATAACGTATCCTAGTACTATCGAGGGATGGTGTAGATGGAATACTTGTTTGTGCTTTGAAATGTCATCTTGGTTGTTTATGTTGTGTTATTATTCTAGTTGGTTACTTGTCTACTACTTTTCCTTTTATGATTTTTCTTCTGTCAACTGAAGCTACACTGTGTTTCGTATTACAGGACAAGTGATCAAAGGATGGGACCAAGGAATTAAGACTATGAAGAAAGGTGAAAATGCATTGTTCACCATCCCAGCTGACCTAGCCTACGGTGCATCTGGCTCACCTCCAACCATCCCTCCTAATGCAACTCTTCAATTTGATGTTGAATTGCTGTCGTGGACTAGCGTAAAGGACATTTGCAAGGACGGTGGGATATTTAAAAAAATTGTCAAGGCAGGAGAGAAATGGGAGAACCCAAAGGATCTCGATGAAGTCTCGTCAATTATGAAGTTAAGATtgaggatggtccagttgttgccAAATCAGATGGCGTGGAATTTGCCGTCAAGGAGGGTCAGTATCATGTTTTATATGTTAAGACTTAGATATGCCATCATGGTTCTAGGCTCTAGCCCTTCTCAATTTGTGTTATTTTTTCAAATAACAGGTTATTTCTGTCCTGCAATTCCCATTGCTGTTAAAACAATGAAGAAAGGCGAAAAGGTGGTACTTACAGTGAAGCCACAATGTAAGTCTCTGTACAAGTGAATAGGAGTGATGGTTGAAGTTATGTGTTTGAGTTGGCATATATTAACGATTTTTCGTATTAAATTTTTTGTTGCAGATGGTTTTGGTGAGAAGGGTAGGCCCTCTAAAGGCGATGAAGGTGCTGTGCCGCCAAATGCCACCCTTGAGATTACGCTGGAGTTGGTGTCGTGGAAAACTGTTTCTGATATTACAGATGACAAGAAAGTCCTCAAGAAGATCTTGAAAGAAGGGGAGGGATATGAACGCCCTAATGATGGAGCTGTTGTCAGAGGTTGACACTTAGTACTTAATAAATTATTACTTTTAATTGgaaaaaaagaagaaaaacaaTGGTTTCGACTTTTGAGCAATGTATCTTACTGAGTTCTGTTCATATTGGCAGTCAAAATTATGGGAAAACTTCAAGACGGCTCAATGTTCATGAAGAAAGGCCATGAAGAGGGATCAGATCTATTCGAGTTCAAGACAGATGAAGGTAATAGAGCAAACACAATTAATCTTCTATTCTACATGCTAGTGTTTGTTTCGGCATTTTCTCATCTCTGGTTGTTTTGGGCACAGAACAAGTGATTGATGGCCTCGATAGAGCCGTGATGGGTATGAAGAAGAGCGAAGTAGCATTAATAACGATTGCACCAGAATATGCATTTGGGAATTCTGAATCCCAGCAGGAATTGGCAGTTGTACCTGCTAATTCAACTGTATACTATGAAGTTGAGTTAGTGTCTTTCGACAAGGTTAGTAGTGTATCAAGCCCCAATTTTCTTTTAGCTCGTGTATTATATATATAGCTTACGGGAACTTACTGCAATGACAGGAGAAGGAATCCTGGGACATGAACACCGAGGAAAAGATCGATGCTGCTGGCAGAAAGAAGGAGGAAGGAAATGCTCTATTCAAGGCTGGTAAATATGCCAGGGCCTCAAAGAGATATGAAAAGGTAACTAATCCTGGAATTACTGAACAGAGATTTGTTTTTATTGCAGACTATTATACATGTCTAAGGGATCTTTTTTCTTTGTGCAGGCTGTGAAGTACATAGATTATGATTCGGCATTTGGTGATGAGGAAAAGAAGCAGGCAAAGGCATTGAAGGTTGCTTGCAATCTCAATGATGCAGCTTGCAAGCTGAAACTGAAAGACTACAAGGAGGCTGAAAAGCTTTGCACAAAGGTTTGCTAAATCTCTATCGATGTTCATATTCTCTGTCAAATATATGTTAGTTTGAGCAATGAGATAACATGTATTTTATGAATAGGTGCTAGACATGGACAGTAGAAATGTAAAGGCTCTCTACAGGAGAGCTCAGGCATACATCCAACTGGCGGATTTGGATTTGGCCGAGTTTGATATCAAGAAAGCCCTCGAGATTGACCCGAACAACAGGTTTGACAAAGTTGAATACCATTTGAGTTTGTGATCTGTAATGCTGCATTTTTCTGTGGAATTTACACCTTGCTTGTGTTGATCCAGGGATGTCAAGCTGGAGTACAAAGTCTTGAAAGAGAAAATGAAGGAGTACAACAAGAAAGAAGCTAAATTTTATGGAAATATGTTCTCCAAAATGAACAAGCACTAATGTAATCTGAAGAGCAATTCTTTTTGAGTATTTATCCAAACCATGTTTTGGTCGGTCCCTCATGTATCACTATTTGATTTTGATAGATCCTTTTAATATTGAATAAATCATTTGTCCTTGACATTTGCTGTTTGAAATCTAAAATGGTCCCTCACTCACCTTAAAATTGTTTGTCCCTTTCTGGGCGGGCCACGAGCACCAAGTAGCGTAGTCCTCTGGCCTCTAGAAGGTTCTGGAATGTTCGCTTCATATTGCCTTCAAATGGGGGAACATTAATATGCAAATTATAAAATTTGATTATGTCCAAGTATTTCGTGTTTAGGATTACCTTATGGTCTGCTGGTGGTAGACATGCAAAATTGAAATTATTATAAGCAGCTTTAATTTCTCTATTATAGGATTAATTAAGCACTTATTCTAAAAATACGGATTAAATAAGAAACCATCAAATCAAatcaaaagaaaagaaaaggaTTAATGAAGAAATTATAACATTTctccaattttattttattttatttttcgaaAAGGAAAATATTTCCTTTAGTAATATCGAGTTTCCCTGCATATTGAAAAGTACTGAAAGACGTCTTCATTAACTAGAGAGAATCCAAAAGACTTGCTTTTGAATGAAAATCCTTTCACTTTATTTCTCTCTCTCTATTTCAAATGGGTGGGGTTTTTAATGAAGAAAAAATCACAACTTTAAGTGATTGGTAGCAGTATTCTACTGAACGAGGAGTAGTAAAGATGCAAGTAATGAAGTGGAACAAAACTTCTTTGATCATGTGTTCTATAGGTCCCTTGATGGAGTACTCGATGAACAAAATGAGGTTCGATTTTGCCCTGTTCTTTATTAATGGgttttttgcctttttattattgCTTCCTTTTGATGGTTGATTTTGGGTATAATCAAATGTCTCTGTGTTTTGCTATTCTAGGTCAATGAAGGGTTTGCTGATCAAAATCAAATGGATGTGAACCTCCCCATTCGAGTTAACTGAGCAAGAAAGGAAGATAATCGCTTTCCCTAAAAGTACATTCATTCTCGGTCGTTCAGGGACAGGGAAAACTACCGTCTTGACCCGGAAATTGTTCAATCAAGAGCAGAATAATAGTgcatttaaaggttatggttttgaaTGTAATCCTCTTTAGCGTTTGATCCATCAAGACGGGGTTGCAGGTGGTCTGAAAGAAAACAAAGAACATTCTTTGCGACAGCTATTTGTCACCGTTAGTCCTCGGCTTTGTTATGCTATCAAACACCACATGTCCGACTTAAAAGGTGTGTGCATTATACTCTATGATAAACTGATTATTTCTTTGCACTTGCATCGGATGCTACTCATGGAACATCCTTGTATTTGTGTCTGTGTGATGTCCTTAGTCTATTCTCCATTgttcaaataattattattattctgtaACAACATTTGTTGTTCTCCAACATAAATTTGAAGTATTTCGATGGCTGCATCATCACTTGCCTGTTACAATATTTGTTTTTTATTGGATGTTATTTTAATTTGCCAATCTTTCTGAtgttattgattcataacttcttgCATTCTGAGATGTTCAATCTCTATTCTGTGTGCAGAGATGCCTATGGTGAAAACACTGGAATAGAAAGTAGCAGAGTTGATCTTGATAGCATAGCTGCCATCGGACAATTCGAGAACATTCCAGATTCTCTAGATATTCCCTCCGAGTCATACCCACTTGTGATAACTTTTCACAAGCTGTTGATGATGCTTGATGGGTCGTTCAGTGACTCATTTCTGGATAGGTCACACGTAACTGATAATATCATATATGCATCAAGATCAGCCGCCTTTCAGAGCTTTATGAGGACAAAAGAGGTTAATTATGAGAGGTTTAGTGTGTTATACTGACCTCGGTTCAACACTCAGATTACAAAGATGATCGACTCTTCAACTGTCTTCGACGAGATTATGTCTCATATAAAAGGTGGCATCCTCACTTTAGAGGCCAGTGACGGAAAACTGAGTCGGGAAGAATATCTACAATTATCCAATGCTCGATCATCTGGTTTAAGTAGACAGAAAAGGGAGACGGTATTCAAAATCTTCCTAGTTTATGAGAAGATTAAAATGGAAAATGGTGAGTTTGATATGGCTGATCTTGTAAATGATCTTCATCGTCGACTTAAGGAACAATGGTACAAGGGAGATTTAAtggattatatatatatcgatGAGGTACAGGATCTAACCATGAGCCAGACTGCTTTGTTCAAATATATCTGTAAAAATGTTGATGAGGGTTTTGTGTTTGCTGGCGATACTGCACAAACTATTGCAAGAGGAATTGATTTTAGATTCCAGGTAATAAGATCCATGTTCTATAGAAAATTTGCGATGGCATCCAGTTCTGAATCTAATGTAAGGAAAGAGAAAGTGCACATATATCCAATATTCAACTTGACCCAGAACTTCCGTACACATGCTGGAGTTCTCCAGTTATCACAAAGCATCATCGAGCTTCTTTACCACTTCTTCCCAAATTCCATTGATGTTTTGAAGCCTGAGATGAGTCTCATATGTGGAGAACCTCTTGTTTTGCTTCAATCGGGGAATGATGAAAATGCAATTATAACTATGTTTGGAGATAGTGGGAATATTGGTGGGGAAGTTGTTGGATTTGGGGCCGAGCAGGTGATTTTAGTAAGGAATGATTCTGCTAGATTGGAAATATCCAAGTATGTCGGGAAAAAAGCACTCATCTTAACAATATTGGAGTGCAAGGGCCTCGAATTTAAGGTGATActttatatatttgttattttattaCATCTGCCTTATTTGTATATTCTGTTACCTGCTACTAGTTAGATTAGTACCCTGTGGGCGATGCAAGAAGTGGAAGTAAATTACACTCAAAATTGCTTCTAAGCATTGTAAATTTTACTAACATACATGAATAAAATTAACCTTTTTGTAGGATGTGTTGTTGTACAACTTCTTTGGCTCATCtccactgaaaaataaatggagagTCATTTACAATTACATGAAGGAACGAGGTTTACAGGACTCGACCATGAATATGAAAGAACAAGGATTCAACGAGAAGAAGCATAATATTATGTGCTCTGAATTAAAGCACCTCTACGTTGCCATAACTCGAACACGTCGACGACTTTGGATATGCGAGAACAATGAGGAATCTCAAAACCAGTGTTTGACTACTGGAAGTCTCAATGTCCTTGTCCAAGTTAGACAGTTTGATGATTCACTTGCTCAGGCTATGCAAGTACAAAGCGCCCCCGAGGAGTGGAAATCACGTGGAATTAAGGTAGTGTATTTTCTCTAAATTACATGTTGTAGCATGGTATAGCATTTTAGCATATGAGAGCAATGTCTATCGTATTTTCTCTAAATCACGTGGAATTAAGGTAGTGTATTTTCACTTGTTTTTCTTCACAGAGGAATGGTTTTTATCGAGCTGGTTCATATGAGATTGCCGCAGAGGTGTATTACAGGGGAAACTTCTATGAAGAGTGCTTGGCAGCTTGAAGTAAAGGAAATCTGTTTGAAATCGGTTTGAAGTATCTTGAATATTGGAAACAAAGTGCGTCAGCAGATGGAGATTCAGTTAGAAGGGAGAAAGTAGACAAAGTTGAAAACGAGTTTCTTGAGAGTTGTGCTCGTCATATATCTTCTATTCCAGAAAGTGAAACTGCGCCAGGTAGAAACAATGAAAGTAGCGAAATGGCCAATGCTGAGTCAGGCAATCCTGCAGCTATTGCTTCTGGAGttcaaaagaagaagaagaaaaagaagctgAAGAATAACAAGAAGAAAGCTGGTCAATAACATATCCCACCTAAATCAATATAAAGTTAATTTCTATGACATGCGTTTCATCGTTTTGCATGTTAGTTAGAAAAAATGTTGTCTATTGGAGATGCATATTAACTCTCTTCAAGAAACAGGAGTAGAACTGGTTAAACTGAATTACGAAAAATCTTATTTTGTTTTAGACTTCTTATGAAACTATAATTATTGATATTTGATCTTCCTAGATATATCCTCAACTGAAGTTCACCAGCCGATTCTGGTGGAATTGGAACATCCTAGTGACAGTGATGGTGATGAGATCAAAGAACTTCCACCAAAAATGACCGCTCTTCTTAATTCTATGGGTCCAAGTGTGAAAATGGATGTGGCTTGGTTTTGGGAAGTTTTTGAAGCAGCAATATCTGCAGCTAGTAAGGGATCAAGGATGTTGAAGTTCCCACTCACAAAGGTGTGTAAGAAGATTCATATATTAACTCAAGTAAAATTTTCAAAGAAATAATTATTCTGTTCCTAATTGAAGAATATTTTCCATCTTTCAGAATGATGTCGCTCAACGTCTTAATGTTTTTCTCATGGCAACTGGCTGTAGATCATTTGATATAACAAGCGAATGGAAGACATGTTTGATGATTTGAGAATCATTTCTTCTGCACTGCAAAAGGAGTATGTTTTTGATTGTTTGTTTGATATTTAGA encodes:
- the LOC139883996 gene encoding LOW QUALITY PROTEIN: peptidyl-prolyl cis-trans isomerase FKBP62-like (The sequence of the model RefSeq protein was modified relative to this genomic sequence to represent the inferred CDS: inserted 1 base in 1 codon), which encodes MDDDFDIPPAEEFMNDDMDLPDVDSPILKVGEEKEIGKQGLKKKLLKEGEGWDTPEPGDEVEVHYTGTLLDGTKFDSSRDRGTPFKFTLGQGQVIKGWDQGIKTMKKGENALFTIPADLAYGASGSPPTIPPNATLQFDVELLSWTSVKDICKDGGIFKKIVKAGEKWENPKDLDEVXVNYEVKIEDGPVVAKSDGVEFAVKEGYFCPAIPIAVKTMKKGEKVVLTVKPQYGFGEKGRPSKGDEGAVPPNATLEITLELVSWKTVSDITDDKKVLKKILKEGEGYERPNDGAVVRVKIMGKLQDGSMFMKKGHEEGSDLFEFKTDEEQVIDGLDRAVMGMKKSEVALITIAPEYAFGNSESQQELAVVPANSTVYYEVELVSFDKEKESWDMNTEEKIDAAGRKKEEGNALFKAGKYARASKRYEKAVKYIDYDSAFGDEEKKQAKALKVACNLNDAACKLKLKDYKEAEKLCTKVLDMDSRNVKALYRRAQAYIQLADLDLAEFDIKKALEIDPNNRDVKLEYKVLKEKMKEYNKKEAKFYGNMFSKMNKH